Proteins from a single region of Paenibacillus sp. BIHB 4019:
- a CDS encoding CopG family ribbon-helix-helix protein gives MANVQNTKRIMISLPDHLLEEVDGIVAKENSNRSEFIRQAMKLYLVERKKRQIRESMQRGYLEMAKINLNMASEAFQAEVEADHTLGRLVSGV, from the coding sequence GTGGCCAATGTGCAGAACACCAAGAGGATCATGATTAGCTTGCCGGATCATTTACTGGAGGAGGTTGACGGTATCGTAGCTAAGGAGAACTCTAACCGCAGTGAATTTATTAGGCAGGCTATGAAGCTGTACCTTGTGGAAAGAAAGAAACGGCAAATCCGCGAGTCCATGCAGCGTGGGTATCTGGAGATGGCGAAAATCAACTTGAACATGGCCTCGGAAGCTTTTCAAGCGGAGGTAGAGGCTGATCACACGCTCGGCCGTCTTGTAAGCGGGGTGTAG